In Thermococcus profundus, the genomic stretch GTTTTTTAGGGTGTGGTGTTTAGTGTACTAGTGGCATAAGTGCAATCGGTGAGTTCTAATGGTGGAGAGCAAATCCAGCGTTCTGGACTCTTCACATCTTTCATCGAGATCATCGGTGGCAATGGACCTCGGCCCAATAGCCGAGAGCATAATGCGAGTCCTGAAGAAGATCAACGCCCACAGGAGCCTTTATGAGAGCAACGAGGAGGCGGTAAAGCAGCACCTCATAGGGGAGATAATGAGGGCCCTTGGATGGGAATGGAACGACCCGGAGGAGGTAAGGCCCGAGGCCAGGACGGAGGAAGGAAGGGCAGACTACGCACTCATAATCGGGGGCGAGATCGTCGCTTATCTGGAGGCGAAGAACCTCAGCGTTAACGTGTTCAAAAGAGAGGACCCCCTCCGTCAGCTCGCCAAGTACTGCTTCAACACCGGCGTTAAGTACGGGATCCTCACCAACGGGGCCATGTGGATAGGTGTTAAGGCCTTTGAAGTTGGATCCAGCTTGCGTGAGAGGATACTCGTCAAGGTGAACATCCTCGAAGAGCCCCCGATGAAGGCAGCACTTAAGCTCTCCCTTCTCTCTAAGGGCCGGATAAACGAAATGGAGAGGCTCTCGTCCCTTCTGAAGGCCTTAGAGCTCAGCTTTATGGGGCTCATAAAAGAGGGTTACCCCAGAGAGGCGCTCTTCGAGTACCTCAAGGTCGACAGGGGGAAGAGGATAGTGCCCATATACCTCCTCGAAGGCCACGAGATCCCGAAGGTGGCCTACGTCTACGACAACGGCTGGAAGATGCTCCCGCTTCCCGAGAGAACCATGAAGGGTGTTCTCCTCGCTGTTCTTCTCTACATGGGGCAGAGGGCCTTTGGAGATGAAAAAAAGGAGATAATGGCCGCCTACGAACAGCTCAAGAGGATTCCCCTGGAGCAGAGAAAGGCCCATG encodes the following:
- a CDS encoding type I restriction enzyme HsdR N-terminal domain-containing protein; amino-acid sequence: MVESKSSVLDSSHLSSRSSVAMDLGPIAESIMRVLKKINAHRSLYESNEEAVKQHLIGEIMRALGWEWNDPEEVRPEARTEEGRADYALIIGGEIVAYLEAKNLSVNVFKREDPLRQLAKYCFNTGVKYGILTNGAMWIGVKAFEVGSSLRERILVKVNILEEPPMKAALKLSLLSKGRINEMERLSSLLKALELSFMGLIKEGYPREALFEYLKVDRGKRIVPIYLLEGHEIPKVAYVYDNGWKMLPLPERTMKGVLLAVLLYMGQRAFGDEKKEIMAAYEQLKRIPLEQRKAHEILLRLEEEEKLNISVEL